In Flavobacterium sp. CS20, a single window of DNA contains:
- a CDS encoding acyltransferase, with product MTGRQKFKKYNSVINILVLFFGIFGKKLNLLFFNLFRWTGGYSGLILRYIFLKNIIKKLGLNVAIHPGVFLLNIKNIEIGNNVSIHPMCYIEGAGGIKIGNNVSIAHSTSLISTNHTWDNESLPIKYNPETFDKIIIEDDVWIGCGVRILSGVKISKRSVVARGAVVNKSFTEKSLIGGLPAKLIKKINDC from the coding sequence ATGACAGGTAGACAAAAATTTAAAAAATACAATAGTGTTATAAATATTTTAGTATTATTTTTTGGAATATTTGGAAAGAAACTTAACTTATTATTTTTTAATTTATTTAGATGGACAGGTGGTTATAGTGGTCTAATACTAAGATATATTTTTTTAAAGAATATTATAAAAAAATTAGGCTTAAACGTTGCTATTCACCCTGGAGTATTTTTATTAAATATTAAAAATATAGAAATAGGAAATAATGTTAGTATTCACCCAATGTGCTACATAGAAGGTGCAGGTGGCATAAAAATTGGTAATAATGTTTCTATTGCTCATTCAACATCATTAATATCTACAAACCATACATGGGATAATGAAAGTCTTCCAATAAAGTATAATCCAGAAACTTTTGATAAAATTATAATTGAAGATGATGTTTGGATTGGATGTGGTGTGAGAATATTATCAGGTGTAAAAATAAGCAAACGTTCTGTAGTTGCAAGAGGTGCAGTTGTGAATAAATCGTTTACAGAAAAATCATTAATTGGTGGATTACCAGCAAAATTAATTAAAAAGATTAATGACTGCTAA
- a CDS encoding glycosyltransferase family 2 protein — MKLTIYTPTYNRAYRLPHLYKSLLRQTNKNFKWLVLDDGSTDDTSELVKKWIDERKINIKYVYHANIGKQATVNVAHALIDTVLNTCVDSDDFLLDNAVEIILNEWYKIDSTEIAGIVGLDVYKDGSIVGSKFPDNIDILCFSDFKKNNIYGDKKFVYKTEIIKKYKYPQIKKEKFPAPGYIYRLIDINYKLKLINEALCVVEYLDDGISSNKFNQLRNNPNSFIFYRKERIKLARDNKDLLKNYFHLVYTCFYAKVNPFKVNTSKTLTLLVFPFSVIFYIYLELTNKKGVV, encoded by the coding sequence ATGAAACTTACTATTTATACACCAACTTATAATCGAGCTTATCGTTTGCCCCATTTATATAAAAGTTTACTAAGGCAGACAAATAAAAACTTCAAATGGCTAGTTTTAGATGATGGCTCTACTGATGATACCAGTGAACTGGTTAAAAAATGGATTGATGAGAGAAAAATAAATATCAAGTATGTTTATCATGCTAATATAGGTAAACAAGCAACAGTAAATGTAGCTCACGCCTTAATAGATACAGTTCTAAATACTTGCGTTGATTCAGATGATTTTCTCCTAGATAACGCTGTTGAAATTATTCTTAATGAATGGTATAAAATAGACTCAACTGAAATTGCAGGAATTGTAGGTCTTGATGTTTATAAAGATGGAAGTATTGTTGGGAGTAAATTTCCCGACAATATAGATATACTTTGCTTCTCTGATTTTAAAAAAAATAACATATATGGAGATAAAAAATTTGTATATAAAACTGAAATTATTAAAAAATATAAATATCCTCAAATTAAGAAAGAAAAATTTCCAGCACCTGGATATATCTATAGGCTAATAGATATAAATTATAAATTGAAATTAATTAATGAAGCCCTTTGTGTAGTGGAATATTTAGATGATGGTATTTCAAGTAATAAATTTAATCAGCTTAGGAATAATCCTAATTCATTTATTTTTTACAGAAAAGAGAGAATAAAGTTAGCTAGGGATAATAAAGATCTTCTTAAAAACTATTTCCACTTGGTTTACACTTGTTTTTACGCAAAAGTTAATCCATTTAAAGTTAATACGTCAAAGACCCTTACATTATTGGTTTTCCCGTTTAGTGTTATTTTTTATATATACTTAGAACTTACAAATAAAAAAGGGGTAGTATGA
- a CDS encoding lipopolysaccharide biosynthesis protein produces MSKTVSNSKVASSILWVLIEKFGYSILNFISVIILARLLTPYDFGLVGTIAIFISISTMMIESGFGVALVKKKNVTEIDYSTVFIFNLLICSLLYVVIFYGAIPISTFYGEPILKNIIRIMSLMFFFNAFTLTQRVHLIRELKFKIQTYISLISFLFSVVLSIGLALLDFGVWALVAQRLLYTFIYSLLVFIKVRFFPKLIFSFIEFKKLFSFGGRIILSSFLQTAYNDIFALIISKVYSINITGLYTQSQKLISFPLNIFRSIYDGVAFPILSKIDDNEEFSSMCSKISRSVYMLSFPLLLLIPFKADLIIEIVLGEQWIEATPILKILSIAVLILLVEMANLNTLKSFGNAKLYLKVGVIRTIVGFIILGVTINFSLTVLLWGVVLTNLISCLLAIYYVNNSNIYLIKNQLRDIIFPLFVSLIAIIMSKFLVFFSTNYILIDLLIFLSISLILYIFIVYMLKPKEFKLIKILILHSKDKSLTKNE; encoded by the coding sequence ATGTCCAAAACTGTATCTAATTCAAAAGTCGCAAGTAGTATTTTATGGGTATTGATAGAAAAGTTTGGATATAGTATTCTTAACTTTATTTCAGTAATCATCCTGGCAAGGTTGCTTACTCCTTATGATTTTGGTTTAGTAGGCACTATAGCTATTTTTATTTCTATTTCTACAATGATGATTGAATCAGGCTTTGGTGTTGCATTAGTTAAGAAAAAAAATGTAACTGAAATTGATTATTCAACTGTTTTTATTTTTAACCTACTCATTTGCAGTCTCTTGTATGTTGTTATTTTTTATGGAGCAATACCTATATCCACTTTTTATGGAGAACCAATATTAAAAAACATTATAAGAATAATGTCATTAATGTTTTTTTTTAATGCATTCACCTTAACACAACGCGTTCATTTAATTAGAGAGTTAAAGTTCAAAATCCAAACCTACATAAGTTTAATATCTTTTCTATTTTCTGTTGTGCTTTCTATTGGATTAGCTTTACTAGATTTTGGTGTTTGGGCACTTGTAGCACAACGTTTACTTTATACCTTTATATATTCATTGTTAGTTTTTATTAAAGTAAGATTTTTTCCAAAACTGATTTTTTCTTTTATAGAATTTAAAAAACTCTTTAGTTTTGGCGGACGTATTATATTATCCTCATTTTTACAAACCGCCTATAATGACATTTTTGCATTAATTATTTCAAAGGTCTATTCTATTAACATAACAGGTCTTTATACACAATCTCAAAAATTAATTAGTTTCCCGTTAAATATTTTTAGATCAATTTATGATGGAGTCGCTTTTCCAATTTTATCCAAAATTGATGATAATGAAGAGTTTAGCTCAATGTGCTCAAAAATTAGTAGATCGGTCTATATGTTGTCGTTCCCTTTGCTTTTACTTATACCTTTTAAAGCTGATTTAATAATTGAAATTGTTTTAGGGGAACAATGGATAGAAGCCACCCCGATTTTAAAGATTCTAAGTATTGCAGTCCTCATATTACTTGTTGAAATGGCAAATTTAAATACTCTTAAATCATTTGGAAATGCTAAGCTTTACCTTAAGGTTGGTGTTATTAGAACTATTGTTGGGTTTATAATTTTAGGTGTTACCATAAATTTTAGTTTAACTGTTTTACTTTGGGGAGTTGTGTTAACTAACCTTATTTCCTGTTTGTTGGCTATCTATTATGTTAATAATTCAAATATTTATTTGATTAAAAATCAATTAAGAGATATTATATTTCCTTTATTTGTTTCTTTAATTGCAATTATTATGTCAAAATTTTTAGTATTTTTTTCTACAAACTATATTCTTATTGATTTACTTATATTTCTCAGTATCTCGCTTATTTTATATATTTTTATAGTTTATATGCTAAAACCTAAAGAGTTTAAATTAATAAAAATATTAATTCTTCATTCAAAAGATAAAAGCTTAACTAAGAATGAATAG
- a CDS encoding glycosyltransferase family 4 protein codes for MKILFLEAVQNFGGARKSTLELAMRLSNTGNEVLVVDFWGSCTPFVNKAKQYKVPVDLIDKRDTPFILYNQNKIRMFFNYIQYYFMWLKYRSIIKKKINDFKADLVIVNNAKTLSILSNSNNYKIAYFARGWFLPNTIPLINKLLIRKKVDIFLAVSQSTRQAIFSGGFASLDKIYVIPNAVKDQAVDEANSSLKKEHNKPFTILHCGGFLETKGQHVVVEIAKKLKEQELDFKVILVGILYEGGVSQKYYASIKNFINENKLNNDIEIILNETEVLDYFKQADVLVHPTHTEGLPRVVMEAMMLGKPVIGNPAGGMTDFIVNDFTGYITNFNDVDDYLFYIYKIMNDKHLYNYLSNNSRNLIKYNYTEENQCNAFNKIKF; via the coding sequence ATGAAAATTCTCTTTTTAGAAGCTGTACAAAATTTTGGAGGAGCAAGAAAAAGCACCTTGGAGCTTGCCATGCGTCTATCAAATACTGGCAATGAAGTATTGGTGGTTGATTTTTGGGGTAGCTGTACTCCTTTTGTTAATAAAGCAAAACAATATAAAGTTCCTGTTGATTTAATTGATAAAAGAGATACACCTTTTATATTGTACAATCAAAATAAAATTCGAATGTTTTTTAATTACATTCAGTATTATTTTATGTGGCTAAAATATAGGAGCATCATTAAAAAAAAGATAAATGATTTTAAAGCTGATCTTGTCATTGTAAATAATGCTAAGACTTTATCTATACTCTCAAATTCAAATAATTACAAAATTGCTTACTTTGCTAGAGGTTGGTTTTTGCCTAATACAATTCCTTTAATAAACAAGCTTTTGATAAGAAAAAAGGTTGATATTTTTTTAGCAGTTTCACAATCTACTCGACAAGCAATTTTTTCTGGTGGTTTTGCAAGTTTAGATAAAATCTATGTGATACCAAATGCTGTTAAAGACCAAGCTGTGGATGAGGCAAATAGCTCCTTAAAAAAAGAACATAACAAACCCTTTACAATTTTACATTGTGGAGGTTTTCTGGAGACGAAAGGGCAACATGTGGTTGTTGAAATCGCAAAAAAACTTAAAGAACAAGAACTTGATTTTAAAGTTATTCTAGTAGGTATATTATATGAAGGTGGTGTTTCACAGAAATATTACGCATCAATAAAAAACTTTATAAATGAAAATAAATTAAATAATGATATTGAAATTATTCTAAATGAAACAGAAGTGTTGGATTATTTCAAACAAGCGGATGTTTTAGTGCATCCAACCCACACAGAAGGGTTGCCAAGAGTTGTTATGGAAGCAATGATGTTAGGGAAACCTGTAATTGGTAACCCCGCAGGTGGAATGACAGATTTTATTGTTAACGATTTCACAGGATATATAACCAATTTTAATGACGTTGATGACTATTTGTTTTATATCTATAAAATAATGAATGATAAACACTTGTATAACTATTTATCAAACAACTCAAGAAACTTAATTAAATATAACTATACTGAAGAAAACCAATGTAATGCATTTAATAAAATTAAGTTTTAG
- a CDS encoding serine O-acetyltransferase, whose product MRTYRIMRYLYIKKIPFLPGLIMRLIRIIYSCDLPYKCNLGQGVKLKHNGLGVVIHPKAIIGDNTQIYQNVSIAGRNNRGTPIIGKRVFIGAGACVLGGIIIGDDAVIGANSVVIDNIPPKAVVVGIPGKVVKIKK is encoded by the coding sequence ATGAGGACATATAGAATAATGAGATATCTATATATAAAAAAAATACCATTTTTACCAGGTTTAATTATGAGACTGATAAGAATAATTTATTCTTGTGATTTACCCTATAAATGTAATTTAGGTCAAGGTGTCAAATTAAAGCATAATGGTTTAGGTGTCGTTATTCATCCGAAAGCAATTATAGGTGATAATACACAAATTTATCAAAACGTATCTATTGCAGGTAGAAATAATAGAGGTACACCAATAATTGGCAAAAGGGTTTTCATAGGTGCTGGTGCTTGTGTGTTAGGTGGTATCATTATTGGGGATGATGCAGTTATTGGTGCTAATAGTGTAGTTATAGACAATATCCCACCAAAAGCAGTTGTAGTAGGAATACCTGGGAAAGTAGTGAAAATAAAAAAATAA
- the rfbC gene encoding dTDP-4-dehydrorhamnose 3,5-epimerase: MHITKTNLNNCLIIQPDIFKDERGYFFESFNQQRFEEATGISPHFVQDNESQSQYGTIRGLHMQTGKWSQAKLIRVIKGKVKDVVIDMRKDSPTFKQKFEIELSEDNKTQLYVPKGFLHGFSVLSETAIFSYKCDNYYHKVAETGVNPLDKTLNINWGVSAEEAIISGKDKEARGFENILKRW; encoded by the coding sequence ATGCATATTACTAAAACCAACTTGAACAATTGCCTAATTATTCAGCCCGATATTTTTAAAGATGAAAGGGGCTATTTTTTTGAAAGTTTCAATCAGCAAAGGTTTGAAGAAGCTACAGGCATATCACCTCATTTTGTTCAAGACAACGAATCTCAATCGCAATACGGCACCATAAGAGGCTTACACATGCAAACTGGCAAGTGGTCTCAAGCCAAACTCATCAGAGTCATCAAAGGGAAAGTTAAAGATGTGGTGATAGATATGAGAAAAGATTCACCGACGTTTAAACAAAAATTTGAAATTGAATTGTCTGAAGACAACAAAACACAACTCTACGTGCCAAAAGGCTTTTTGCATGGCTTTTCTGTGTTAAGTGAAACAGCCATATTTTCTTATAAATGCGATAACTATTATCACAAAGTCGCCGAAACAGGCGTCAATCCTTTAGATAAAACCTTAAACATCAATTGGGGTGTTTCAGCAGAGGAAGCTATTATTTCGGGTAAAGATAAGGAAGCAAGAGGGTTTGAGAATATTCTGAAAAGATGGTAG
- a CDS encoding O-antigen polymerase — MNRIIQLIVLLISILIHLGNIPVGFDSSFFQLILFLTFVSLLSHFFIRKEKNLNIKKQYFKISVIFIITFCIAHFQIYIDYLLGNVNSSHTFLWINNRVVSKALSLSSLALISYIFFYDIRPNFDVNLKQRERKGLKNVNIKLLNVIASILLLLYLIFVNKAYLFGGYGNSNIEHEAGYFSLLFESLINAIIILNCRNIIISNQKVETIMQYIYGIKFTLFLLIIYLISVMISGDRGPLIYNSVFVLFGYIYVTKKKISVVKLSVLLVLSAFIITILGIARRFKEESNFITKIQQANNVEEKNHYYPESFSSNTRELASTARTLNLAVESEQRFYGLFALQDLMLLIPMLKGTFINFYDIPKPLTSSAQFLTFYNLGSYAS, encoded by the coding sequence ATGAATAGGATAATTCAATTAATAGTTTTGTTAATATCTATTTTAATTCATTTAGGTAATATACCTGTTGGTTTTGATAGTTCATTTTTTCAGTTAATTCTATTTCTTACGTTTGTATCCCTACTATCACATTTTTTTATAAGGAAGGAAAAAAACTTAAATATAAAAAAACAATATTTCAAAATATCTGTGATTTTTATAATCACTTTTTGTATAGCACATTTTCAAATATATATAGACTATTTATTAGGTAATGTTAATTCTTCACATACTTTTCTGTGGATAAACAATAGAGTTGTTAGCAAAGCTTTAAGCTTGTCATCATTGGCACTGATTTCGTACATCTTTTTTTATGATATAAGACCTAACTTTGACGTGAATTTAAAACAAAGAGAAAGAAAAGGTTTAAAAAATGTTAATATAAAGTTACTTAATGTTATAGCTTCAATCTTATTGCTTTTATATCTAATATTTGTTAACAAAGCTTACTTATTTGGAGGTTATGGGAATAGTAATATAGAACATGAAGCTGGTTATTTTTCATTACTTTTTGAATCTTTAATTAATGCAATTATTATTTTAAACTGTAGAAACATCATAATCAGCAACCAAAAAGTTGAAACCATAATGCAATATATATACGGCATAAAATTTACATTATTCCTTTTAATTATTTACTTAATTAGTGTTATGATAAGTGGAGATAGAGGACCATTGATTTATAATAGTGTATTTGTATTATTTGGATATATATATGTAACTAAAAAGAAAATTTCAGTTGTTAAATTAAGTGTTTTGCTTGTCTTAAGTGCTTTTATTATAACAATCTTAGGAATTGCCAGAAGATTTAAAGAAGAATCAAATTTTATAACAAAAATACAACAAGCCAATAATGTTGAAGAAAAAAATCATTATTACCCAGAATCTTTTTCTAGTAATACTAGAGAGTTAGCTTCTACTGCAAGGACTCTAAATTTAGCTGTTGAATCTGAACAGAGATTTTATGGTTTATTTGCACTACAAGATTTAATGCTTTTAATTCCTATGCTTAAGGGAACATTTATAAATTTTTATGATATTCCTAAACCTCTTACGAGTTCTGCTCAATTTTTAACATTTTACAACTTAGGCAGTTATGCTAGTTAG
- a CDS encoding transcription termination/antitermination NusG family protein, whose protein sequence is MAQSKPQYIKANPKVSSSKHWFVIYCKPNTEKKTAQHLSEIGIKNYCPTQTVVRQWSDRKKKINIPVLPSMVLVYINEKERNSVFQVTTVMRYLFWLNQPAKVTETEIDNLKKALSSNYKGIDIKQISPNSSEVKLKGFGIEEKDGQIKYKTKSHYYIYLNRLGYLIKVKR, encoded by the coding sequence ATGGCTCAATCTAAGCCACAGTATATAAAGGCAAACCCAAAAGTATCATCTTCAAAACATTGGTTTGTGATTTATTGCAAACCCAATACAGAGAAAAAAACCGCTCAGCACCTATCGGAAATAGGCATAAAAAACTATTGCCCTACCCAAACTGTTGTAAGACAATGGAGCGATAGAAAAAAGAAGATAAACATCCCTGTCTTGCCTTCTATGGTTTTGGTTTACATCAATGAAAAAGAGAGAAACAGTGTGTTTCAAGTCACAACAGTGATGCGATATTTATTTTGGTTGAACCAACCCGCAAAAGTAACAGAAACCGAAATTGATAATCTTAAAAAAGCCTTGTCAAGCAATTACAAAGGCATTGATATAAAACAGATTAGTCCTAATAGCTCTGAAGTCAAATTAAAAGGATTTGGGATAGAAGAGAAAGATGGACAAATAAAATACAAAACCAAGTCGCATTATTATATATATTTAAATCGGCTTGGTTATTTGATTAAGGTCAAACGGTAG